The Clostridiaceae bacterium HFYG-1003 genome includes a window with the following:
- the dxr gene encoding 1-deoxy-D-xylulose-5-phosphate reductoisomerase produces the protein MNRKRIILLGATGSIGRQTLDVIRQSPHLQLVGASVHSNVASLAQLIEEFDLTLVCITDETAARGFSREGVRVLVGAPGMEELARQDCDIVLTSVVGLAGLKATVAAIETGHDIALANKETLVGAGSLVMDLARRHGVRIYPVDSEHSAIFQSLQGYQTSDINRIILTASGGPFRGKSRQDLEAVTVEDALKHPNWSMGRKITVDSATLMNKGLEVIEARWLFDVAPEQIIVHVHPESILHSGVEFKDHSVIAQLGNPDMRLPIQYALNYPERREAVTPPLDLFAVGRLTFEKPDRQTFRCLELAYRALELDGYYPLIVNTADEVAVELFLTGDIGFLEIAELIEFAMERFGRSGELTLDGVVELDAMLRRDLAQMYRNR, from the coding sequence TTGAACAGAAAGCGGATCATCCTGCTGGGAGCGACGGGATCCATCGGCCGCCAGACCCTGGATGTTATCCGGCAGAGTCCTCACCTGCAACTGGTGGGTGCTTCGGTTCATTCGAATGTGGCCAGCCTGGCCCAGCTGATTGAAGAATTTGACCTGACTTTGGTTTGCATTACGGATGAGACGGCCGCCCGGGGCTTTTCCCGGGAAGGGGTCAGGGTGCTGGTCGGCGCCCCGGGCATGGAGGAACTGGCCCGGCAGGACTGCGACATCGTTCTGACGTCGGTGGTAGGGCTGGCGGGGCTGAAGGCCACGGTGGCGGCCATTGAGACAGGACATGATATTGCCCTGGCCAATAAGGAGACGCTGGTGGGGGCAGGATCTCTCGTTATGGATCTGGCGCGCCGCCATGGCGTCCGGATCTATCCGGTGGATTCGGAGCACTCCGCCATTTTCCAGAGTCTGCAGGGCTATCAGACCAGCGACATCAACCGCATCATTCTGACCGCCTCCGGCGGGCCGTTCCGTGGAAAAAGCCGCCAGGACCTGGAGGCTGTGACTGTGGAAGACGCCCTGAAGCATCCCAACTGGAGCATGGGCCGTAAAATTACCGTGGATTCCGCCACGCTGATGAACAAGGGGCTGGAGGTCATCGAAGCCCGCTGGCTGTTCGATGTGGCTCCGGAGCAGATCATCGTCCATGTTCACCCCGAAAGTATCCTGCATTCCGGGGTGGAGTTCAAAGACCACTCCGTCATAGCCCAGCTGGGCAACCCGGATATGCGGCTGCCGATCCAGTATGCCCTGAATTATCCGGAACGGCGGGAGGCAGTAACCCCGCCGCTGGATCTGTTCGCCGTGGGACGACTGACCTTTGAAAAGCCGGACCGCCAGACCTTCCGCTGCCTGGAGCTGGCCTATCGCGCGCTGGAACTGGACGGATACTATCCGCTGATTGTCAATACCGCCGATGAAGTGGCGGTGGAACTCTTCCTGACCGGAGACATCGGATTCCTGGAAATCGCCGAACTCATTGAGTTCGCCATGGAGCGCTTCGGCCGGTCCGGGGAACTGACTCTGGACGGCGTGGTGGAGCTGGATGCGATGTTGCGCCGTGATCTGGCCCAAATGTATCGAAATCGATAA
- the rseP gene encoding RIP metalloprotease RseP, whose translation MSIILAILGFGFLVLVHEFGHFIVARLNGVTVEEFAIGMGPSLISRKGKNGTVWSIKALPIGGMCQMKGEDTGEEDGSSDSFQSKHPLRRMSIIFAGPLMNLITGFLFFTILAQSLGFQTNVVEKVLPDSPAAAIGLQPGDAIVEVNGNKVTTFNDVITYMAVAEGAPTKIKVSRDNVVSEYDIVPKQTETGQYLIGFQSQVETQPNLGQSFRQGLVEASAMIRQTYFSLKLLFTGQVGVDQMGGPVAILGMASEVAKVNFLSFLRFLGFLSINLAIFNLLPFPALDGGWLVILFVELITRRKIPEKFMTGWNMAGFTILMLFMLFITFKDIFFPIAY comes from the coding sequence ATGAGTATTATCCTCGCGATCCTGGGCTTCGGTTTTTTAGTCCTGGTCCATGAATTCGGCCATTTTATCGTCGCCCGCCTGAACGGGGTCACCGTGGAGGAGTTCGCCATCGGCATGGGGCCGTCCCTGATTTCCCGCAAGGGAAAAAACGGCACCGTCTGGTCCATCAAAGCGCTGCCCATTGGCGGCATGTGCCAGATGAAAGGGGAAGACACCGGAGAAGAAGACGGCTCCTCCGATTCCTTCCAGTCCAAGCACCCGCTGCGGCGCATGAGCATTATTTTTGCCGGACCGCTCATGAACCTGATCACCGGCTTCCTGTTCTTTACCATTCTGGCCCAGAGCCTGGGCTTCCAGACTAACGTGGTAGAAAAAGTTCTCCCGGATTCACCCGCTGCCGCCATCGGCCTTCAGCCCGGCGATGCCATTGTCGAAGTCAACGGCAACAAGGTGACGACGTTCAATGATGTCATTACCTATATGGCCGTCGCGGAAGGGGCTCCGACCAAAATCAAGGTCAGCCGCGACAATGTGGTGTCTGAATATGATATTGTCCCGAAACAGACGGAAACCGGCCAGTATCTCATTGGCTTCCAGTCGCAGGTCGAAACGCAGCCGAATCTGGGTCAGTCCTTCCGCCAGGGACTGGTGGAGGCTTCGGCCATGATCCGTCAGACCTACTTTTCCCTGAAGCTGCTCTTCACCGGCCAGGTCGGCGTGGATCAGATGGGCGGACCGGTGGCGATCCTGGGAATGGCATCCGAGGTGGCCAAGGTCAATTTCCTGAGCTTCCTGCGCTTTCTGGGCTTTTTGTCCATCAACCTGGCCATCTTCAACCTGCTGCCGTTCCCGGCACTGGATGGCGGCTGGCTGGTGATTCTGTTCGTTGAACTGATCACCCGGCGCAAAATTCCGGAAAAATTCATGACCGGCTGGAATATGGCGGGTTTCACCATTCTCATGCTGTTCATGCTGTTTATTACATTCAAGGATATATTCTTCCCCATCGCCTATTAA
- the ispG gene encoding flavodoxin-dependent (E)-4-hydroxy-3-methylbut-2-enyl-diphosphate synthase, whose product MLPHRLLRGDHESQTRKSMITRNKTRQVKIGNISIGGNAPIAVQSMCNTDTRNVEASLAQIRALRTAGCDIVRLAVPDLAAADALKEITAGVDMPMVADIHFDYRLALRAIENGIAKLRINPGNIGSRDKVELVARACQDRGIPIRIGVNSGSLEKDLLETYGGPVPEALVASALRHAAILDEVNFHDVIISIKSSNVLRTIEAYRLLAQKTDLPLHIGVTEAGTLWRGTIKSAVGIGTLLAEGIGDTLRVSLTGDPVEEIKVGREILKSLGHLKEGIEFVSCPTCGRTEIDLIGIANEVEKRLEGLDKEIKVAVMGCVVNGPGEARDADIGIAGGKGVGMIFKKGLIVRRVKEEELVEALMAEIENM is encoded by the coding sequence ATTCTTCCCCATCGCCTATTAAGAGGGGATCACGAAAGTCAAACGAGGAAATCTATGATTACACGAAATAAAACCAGACAAGTGAAAATCGGCAATATTTCAATTGGGGGCAATGCCCCCATTGCTGTTCAATCCATGTGCAACACCGATACCCGGAACGTGGAGGCGTCGCTGGCCCAGATTCGCGCCCTGCGCACCGCCGGCTGCGACATCGTCCGGCTGGCCGTGCCGGATCTGGCGGCGGCTGACGCGCTGAAAGAAATCACAGCCGGCGTGGACATGCCCATGGTGGCGGACATCCACTTCGATTACCGCCTGGCTCTGCGCGCCATTGAAAACGGCATTGCCAAGCTGCGCATCAATCCCGGTAACATCGGCTCCCGCGACAAAGTGGAGCTGGTGGCGCGCGCCTGCCAGGACCGGGGCATTCCCATCCGGATCGGCGTCAACTCGGGCTCTTTGGAGAAGGATCTGCTGGAGACGTACGGCGGTCCCGTACCGGAGGCTCTGGTCGCATCCGCCCTGCGCCACGCGGCCATTCTGGATGAAGTTAACTTCCATGATGTCATCATTTCCATCAAGTCTTCCAATGTCCTGCGCACGATTGAAGCCTACCGGCTGCTGGCGCAGAAGACCGACCTGCCGCTGCACATCGGCGTGACCGAGGCCGGCACCCTGTGGCGAGGCACCATTAAAAGCGCCGTCGGCATTGGCACGCTGCTGGCCGAGGGCATCGGCGACACGCTGCGGGTGTCACTGACCGGAGATCCGGTGGAAGAAATCAAGGTGGGGCGGGAGATCCTGAAGTCCCTGGGTCATCTGAAGGAAGGTATCGAGTTTGTGTCCTGTCCGACCTGCGGCCGCACCGAAATTGACCTCATCGGCATTGCCAATGAAGTGGAAAAGCGCCTGGAAGGCTTGGACAAGGAAATTAAGGTGGCCGTCATGGGCTGTGTTGTCAACGGACCGGGCGAGGCCCGGGATGCCGACATCGGCATTGCCGGCGGCAAAGGGGTCGGCATGATCTTCAAGAAGGGACTGATTGTCCGCCGGGTGAAGGAAGAAGAGCTGGTGGAGGCCCTGATGGCCGAAATCGAGAACATGTAA
- a CDS encoding PolC-type DNA polymerase III: MEFRKVLEHKLQGRLREEHLRVLKVEYLKKHCRLRIFCVADGPLCIEDEECIGHVTDEILGGQVIKDIAVMRRNGDVLDTEEAIRGFLAEIFRKDPIAMNFFRDARLERSENELSFAHSNPVLVNHLQRKGTVELIEEFLREIYDMTCQIRLVYDAQAIPAQIALEEIPQPGPAPAVFAPASSVPKPAPAKPTPPPKPAGDDPVLYGKLFRDEPIPIADVAEGMYSVTVAGQIFKLEEKELRTGKILLTIYLTDSTSSIICKLFAKDKDEVPPIKAGMHVMIKGKTEVDLYMKEMTVRVAHCLRLEAPVIIDDAPVRRVELHAHTTMSTMDGMVSAGDLVRQAIQWGHEAIAITDHGVVQAFPEAMEAAGSKIKVLYGMEAYVVDDLTGICTSQVNVPFDGEYVVFDIETTGFSHVNDRIIEIGAAKVREGRVVERFSAFVDPQRPLPAKIIELTGITDSMVRGQKTIDQVLPEFLAFCGSSVLVAHNANFDMGFIRKNAKDLGLPFDNAQLDTVTLARYLYPELKRHRLDTIAKYLNIFMGSHHRAVDDAETTANILLRSFENLTKNGITDTAGLNADYLSRVDITKQMPDHVIILAKNQKGLKTLYELVSKSHLEHFQRNPRLPKSLLAASRENLILGSACTNSELYRAILDGRRPDIITSLADFYDYLEIQPVSNHAHLLVEDRCHVEQLKDINRRIVKLGKALGKPVVATGDVHMMRPEDAVFRHVLTYCQGFAGAGENSTPMPFRTTDEMLREFDYLGGALAREVVIDNTRRIAAMVEPILPIPKETFPPKMEGAEEDVRSMTLDKAYAIYGNPLPDIVQARVDRELKSIIGNGYAVLYLVAHKLVKKSLSDGYLVGSRGSVGSSLVATLMDITEVNGLPPHYVCPHCKHSEFFTDGSVSSGVDLPAKRCPACHTEYIREGHDIPFETFLGFEGDKEPDIDLNFSGDNQASIHKYCEVLFGEGFTFRAGTITTVAEKTAMGYVRKFLEEKNLSMTRAEMERLAAGCTGIKRSTGQHPGGIMVVPADNDIHNFCPVQRPADDTSTDIITTHFDYHSISGRLLKLDILGHDDPTVLRMLQDITGIDPKSLPLTDPKVLGLFRSTETLGVDPEALGSPVGTIGVPEFGTRFVRQMLMDTKPKSFADLVRVSGLSHGTDVWLNNAQYYIKNGDTDLEGCISLRDNIMLYLIQCGLPSKDAFFITERVRKGKGLKPEEEAQMRQYKVPEWYIESCKKIKYMFPKGHAVAYVTMAVRIAWYKVYYPLHYYATFFSVRAKDFDAEVVLKGQASVKAKLDEIAAMGNEATPKDQNLAATLELVYEMFLRGYDFAPVDIYKSHGSKFIVADNRLIPPFSAVNGIGENAGLAIYEEAQKGEFFSKEDFKNRTRSTRTVMEALERLGCLNELGDTNQISFFG, encoded by the coding sequence ATGGAATTTCGAAAAGTACTGGAGCATAAGCTCCAGGGTCGGCTCAGGGAAGAACACCTGAGGGTGCTGAAAGTGGAATATCTGAAAAAACACTGTCGGCTCCGCATTTTCTGCGTGGCCGACGGACCGCTGTGCATCGAAGATGAGGAATGCATCGGCCATGTCACCGATGAGATTCTGGGCGGTCAGGTCATTAAGGACATTGCCGTCATGCGCCGCAACGGAGATGTGCTCGATACCGAGGAAGCGATCCGGGGATTTCTGGCGGAAATTTTCCGCAAAGATCCCATTGCCATGAATTTTTTCCGGGATGCCCGCCTCGAGCGCAGTGAGAATGAGCTCAGCTTTGCCCACTCCAACCCGGTTCTGGTCAATCATCTCCAGCGCAAGGGCACCGTGGAACTGATTGAGGAATTTTTGCGGGAAATCTACGATATGACCTGCCAGATTCGGCTGGTCTACGATGCCCAGGCGATTCCGGCTCAGATTGCGCTGGAAGAGATCCCGCAGCCGGGACCCGCGCCGGCGGTGTTTGCGCCGGCATCCTCTGTGCCAAAACCTGCGCCGGCCAAGCCCACTCCGCCGCCGAAACCGGCCGGGGATGATCCCGTTCTTTACGGCAAGCTGTTTCGGGATGAACCGATTCCCATCGCCGACGTGGCGGAGGGCATGTACAGCGTGACTGTGGCCGGACAGATATTCAAGCTGGAGGAGAAGGAGCTGCGTACCGGCAAGATTCTCCTGACGATTTATCTGACGGACTCGACCTCCAGTATCATCTGCAAGCTGTTCGCCAAGGACAAGGATGAAGTCCCGCCGATCAAGGCCGGGATGCATGTCATGATCAAAGGCAAGACCGAAGTGGATCTGTACATGAAGGAAATGACGGTGCGGGTGGCGCATTGCCTGCGCCTGGAAGCGCCCGTTATTATCGATGACGCCCCGGTGCGCCGGGTGGAACTGCATGCCCATACCACCATGAGCACCATGGACGGCATGGTGTCCGCCGGTGATCTGGTGCGCCAGGCCATCCAGTGGGGCCATGAGGCCATCGCCATAACAGACCATGGCGTGGTGCAGGCCTTCCCCGAAGCCATGGAAGCGGCCGGCAGCAAAATCAAAGTGCTGTACGGTATGGAAGCCTATGTGGTGGATGACCTGACGGGGATCTGCACCTCACAGGTCAATGTGCCCTTTGATGGGGAGTACGTCGTCTTTGACATTGAAACCACCGGTTTTTCCCATGTCAACGACCGGATCATCGAAATCGGCGCGGCCAAGGTCCGCGAGGGCCGCGTGGTCGAGCGTTTCTCCGCCTTTGTCGATCCGCAGCGACCGCTGCCGGCCAAGATCATTGAGCTGACCGGCATCACGGATTCCATGGTGCGGGGACAGAAAACCATTGATCAGGTACTGCCGGAATTTCTGGCGTTCTGCGGCAGCTCCGTCCTGGTCGCTCACAATGCGAACTTTGACATGGGCTTTATCCGCAAGAACGCGAAGGATCTGGGACTGCCCTTTGACAATGCCCAGCTCGATACCGTCACCCTGGCGCGCTATCTCTATCCGGAACTGAAGCGCCATCGGCTCGATACCATTGCCAAATACCTCAACATCTTCATGGGCAGCCACCACCGGGCCGTCGATGATGCCGAAACCACCGCCAACATTCTGCTTCGTTCCTTCGAGAACCTGACAAAGAACGGCATCACGGATACAGCCGGTCTCAACGCCGACTATCTGTCGCGGGTGGATATTACCAAGCAGATGCCGGATCATGTCATCATTCTGGCCAAAAATCAGAAGGGCCTCAAGACCCTGTATGAACTGGTCTCAAAGTCGCATCTGGAGCACTTTCAGCGCAATCCCAGACTGCCCAAGAGCCTGCTGGCTGCCAGCCGTGAAAATCTGATCCTTGGCTCAGCCTGTACCAACTCCGAGCTGTACCGGGCCATCCTGGACGGCCGGCGGCCGGATATCATCACCTCGCTGGCTGATTTCTACGATTATCTGGAGATTCAGCCGGTGAGCAATCACGCCCATCTGCTGGTCGAGGACCGCTGCCATGTCGAGCAGCTCAAGGACATCAACCGGCGGATCGTCAAGCTGGGCAAAGCCCTGGGCAAGCCGGTGGTGGCCACCGGCGACGTCCATATGATGCGGCCGGAGGATGCGGTGTTCCGCCACGTTCTGACGTACTGCCAGGGCTTTGCCGGTGCCGGGGAGAATTCGACGCCCATGCCGTTCCGGACCACGGACGAGATGCTGCGTGAGTTTGATTACCTGGGCGGCGCGCTGGCCCGGGAAGTGGTCATCGACAATACCCGGCGGATCGCGGCCATGGTGGAGCCGATCCTGCCCATTCCCAAGGAAACCTTCCCGCCCAAGATGGAAGGGGCCGAGGAAGATGTGCGCAGCATGACGCTGGATAAGGCGTATGCCATTTACGGCAATCCGCTGCCGGACATCGTTCAGGCGCGGGTGGACCGCGAGCTGAAATCCATCATCGGCAACGGCTATGCCGTGCTCTATCTGGTCGCACACAAGCTGGTCAAAAAGAGCCTCAGCGACGGCTATCTGGTCGGCTCGCGCGGTTCGGTCGGCTCGTCTCTGGTAGCGACCCTGATGGACATCACCGAGGTGAACGGTCTGCCACCGCACTATGTCTGCCCGCACTGCAAACATTCGGAGTTCTTTACCGACGGTTCGGTGTCTTCCGGCGTCGATCTGCCGGCCAAGCGCTGTCCGGCCTGCCATACCGAATACATCCGGGAAGGTCATGACATTCCCTTTGAGACCTTCCTCGGCTTTGAGGGAGACAAGGAGCCGGACATCGATCTGAACTTCTCCGGCGACAACCAGGCCTCCATTCATAAATACTGCGAAGTGCTGTTCGGCGAGGGCTTTACCTTCCGGGCCGGCACCATTACGACGGTGGCGGAAAAGACCGCCATGGGTTATGTCCGCAAATTCCTGGAAGAGAAGAACCTGTCCATGACCCGGGCGGAAATGGAACGCCTGGCCGCGGGCTGCACGGGCATCAAGCGCTCCACCGGCCAGCATCCCGGCGGCATCATGGTCGTCCCGGCCGACAACGACATTCATAATTTCTGTCCGGTGCAGCGTCCGGCCGATGACACCAGCACCGACATCATTACCACCCACTTTGATTATCACTCGATCTCGGGCCGGCTGCTCAAGCTCGACATCCTGGGCCATGACGACCCGACGGTGCTGCGCATGCTGCAGGACATCACGGGGATTGACCCCAAGAGCCTGCCGCTGACGGATCCCAAAGTGCTGGGCCTGTTTCGCTCCACGGAAACGCTGGGCGTGGATCCGGAAGCGCTGGGTTCTCCGGTGGGCACCATCGGCGTGCCGGAGTTTGGCACCCGCTTTGTCCGGCAGATGCTGATGGACACCAAGCCCAAGTCCTTTGCCGACCTGGTCCGGGTCTCGGGTCTGTCCCACGGTACCGATGTCTGGCTGAACAACGCCCAGTACTACATCAAAAACGGCGATACCGACCTGGAAGGCTGCATTTCGCTGCGCGACAACATTATGCTCTACCTGATCCAGTGCGGCCTGCCCTCAAAGGATGCCTTCTTCATCACCGAACGCGTGCGCAAGGGCAAGGGCCTCAAACCCGAAGAGGAAGCTCAGATGCGGCAGTACAAGGTGCCGGAGTGGTACATTGAGTCCTGCAAGAAGATCAAGTACATGTTCCCCAAGGGGCATGCCGTGGCCTATGTCACCATGGCGGTGCGAATCGCCTGGTACAAGGTCTACTATCCGCTCCATTACTACGCCACGTTCTTCTCGGTGCGGGCCAAGGACTTTGACGCGGAAGTCGTGCTCAAGGGCCAGGCCTCCGTCAAGGCGAAGCTCGATGAGATCGCCGCCATGGGCAACGAGGCGACGCCCAAGGATCAGAATCTGGCGGCCACCCTGGAGCTGGTCTACGAAATGTTCCTGCGCGGCTATGATTTTGCGCCGGTGGACATTTACAAGAGCCACGGCTCGAAATTCATCGTGGCGGACAACCGCCTGATCCCGCCGTTCTCGGCGGTCAACGGCATCGGCGAAAACGCCGGTCTGGCCATCTATGAGGAAGCTCAGAAGGGGGAGTTCTTCTCCAAGGAGGACTTCAAGAACCGGACCCGTTCCACCCGCACCGTCATGGAAGCCCTGGAACGCCTGGGCTGTCTGAACGAACTGGGAGATACCAACCAGATTTCATTTTTCGGCTAA
- a CDS encoding ribosome maturation factor RimP has protein sequence MEEKLNVIQEMTEQSIRELGYWLYHLEFATEEGENYLRFFIENPSGEPITLDDCEKVSRRVSVLIDEKDPIESAYFLEVSSPGLFRQLYTLEHAAKAVGERVRVRLADSEKGKKNFLGILTALEGDQLVLEVEGKQERIDWNGVRLIHLEPEV, from the coding sequence ATGGAAGAAAAGCTCAACGTGATTCAGGAAATGACCGAACAAAGCATCAGGGAGCTGGGCTACTGGCTGTATCATCTGGAATTCGCAACGGAAGAGGGCGAGAACTATCTGCGCTTCTTCATTGAGAATCCGTCCGGGGAGCCGATTACGCTGGATGACTGTGAAAAGGTATCACGGCGCGTCTCCGTTCTGATTGATGAGAAGGATCCCATTGAAAGCGCTTATTTTCTGGAGGTCTCTTCCCCGGGTCTGTTCCGGCAGCTCTATACACTGGAGCATGCGGCGAAAGCGGTAGGAGAACGGGTTCGAGTCCGCCTGGCGGACAGTGAGAAAGGCAAGAAGAATTTTCTGGGAATCCTGACTGCCCTGGAAGGGGACCAGCTGGTGCTGGAAGTCGAGGGAAAGCAGGAACGCATTGATTGGAACGGGGTCCGGCTGATCCATCTGGAACCCGAGGTATAA
- the nusA gene encoding transcription termination factor NusA, giving the protein MKQSKKNKDEIIQAMKDISRLKGIDEDLLFTALEDALTAAYRKNYNDTSSQEIKSSVNRESGEIRIVNLRQVVDEITDETAQILVADARKIKPSCEVGDVIEEDVTPENFMRVAAQNAKQIVTQRIKEAERSIIYNEFSEKEFDLISGVIQRKDKGNVYVDLGKIEAVLGPSEQIPGESYDFNQRIDLYIVEVRQNTKGPLITVSRTHPGLVRRLFEREVPEIYSGIVEIKSTSREPGSRTKIAVFSNDSNVDATGACVGNRGARVQTVVSELGNEKIDIVEWDKDPARYIANALSPAKVESVTVNSNDNTARVIVDDSQLSLAIGKEGQNVRLAAKLTGWKIDIKSSRDPLAMAGFEQHAETTYHPGDAPRAAAPVPSEES; this is encoded by the coding sequence TTGAAGCAGAGTAAGAAAAACAAGGATGAAATCATCCAGGCGATGAAAGACATATCCAGACTGAAGGGGATAGATGAGGATCTTCTCTTCACCGCTCTGGAAGACGCCCTGACGGCGGCTTACCGCAAAAACTACAACGACACCTCCAGTCAGGAGATCAAGAGCAGCGTCAATCGCGAATCCGGTGAAATCCGGATTGTGAACCTGCGACAGGTGGTCGATGAGATCACCGATGAGACCGCTCAGATCCTGGTGGCGGATGCCCGTAAAATCAAGCCGTCCTGCGAAGTGGGCGATGTCATCGAGGAAGACGTGACACCGGAGAACTTCATGCGGGTAGCGGCTCAGAATGCCAAGCAGATCGTAACCCAGCGCATCAAGGAAGCGGAACGCTCCATTATCTACAATGAATTCTCGGAGAAGGAATTCGACCTGATTTCCGGCGTCATTCAGCGTAAGGATAAGGGCAACGTTTATGTGGACCTGGGCAAGATCGAGGCCGTGCTGGGACCCAGCGAGCAGATTCCCGGGGAGTCCTATGACTTCAACCAGCGCATTGACCTGTACATCGTGGAAGTGCGCCAGAATACCAAGGGCCCTCTGATCACCGTTTCCCGGACCCATCCGGGACTGGTGCGGCGTCTGTTTGAGCGGGAAGTACCCGAGATCTACAGCGGCATCGTGGAGATCAAGAGCACATCGCGCGAACCGGGATCCCGGACAAAGATCGCGGTATTCTCTAATGATTCCAACGTGGACGCCACCGGAGCCTGTGTCGGCAACCGCGGCGCCCGGGTCCAGACGGTTGTATCCGAGCTGGGCAACGAGAAGATCGACATCGTGGAATGGGACAAGGATCCGGCGCGCTATATCGCCAATGCCCTGTCTCCGGCCAAGGTGGAATCCGTGACGGTGAACTCCAACGACAATACCGCGCGGGTCATTGTCGATGACTCCCAGCTCTCCCTGGCCATCGGCAAGGAAGGGCAGAACGTGCGCCTGGCAGCCAAGCTCACGGGCTGGAAGATTGACATCAAGTCCAGCCGCGATCCGCTGGCCATGGCCGGATTTGAGCAGCATGCCGAGACGACGTATCATCCGGGGGACGCACCGCGCGCAGCGGCACCAGTTCCTTCGGAAGAGAGTTAG
- a CDS encoding YlxR family protein, with the protein MKPKKIPMRQCLGCMEMKPKKELIRVVKNKDGEVSLDLVGKKPGRGAYIDKNIACLEKAFKTKRLNKNLETNISEEIYQSMREIIEHE; encoded by the coding sequence ATGAAACCGAAAAAAATACCAATGAGACAGTGTCTGGGCTGCATGGAAATGAAGCCCAAGAAAGAACTGATTCGGGTTGTCAAGAACAAAGACGGGGAGGTCTCCCTGGACCTGGTGGGAAAGAAGCCGGGCCGCGGCGCTTACATCGACAAGAACATCGCTTGTCTGGAGAAGGCGTTCAAGACCAAACGATTAAATAAAAATTTGGAAACCAATATCAGCGAAGAAATATACCAGTCCATGCGAGAGATCATCGAGCATGAATAG
- a CDS encoding ribosomal L7Ae/L30e/S12e/Gadd45 family protein, which produces MNRFLNFLGLTRKSGNLTAGGNLTEAAVKHGRVRLVILALDASDGTRKKFQDMTAHFGVELIEASTMDELGSAIGKGEISVIGVTDLKMSEKLKELWIAM; this is translated from the coding sequence ATGAATAGATTTTTGAATTTCCTGGGATTAACCAGAAAATCAGGGAATCTGACCGCCGGGGGCAACCTGACCGAAGCGGCCGTGAAACACGGCCGTGTGCGTCTGGTGATCCTGGCCCTGGATGCCAGTGACGGAACCAGGAAGAAGTTTCAGGACATGACCGCGCATTTCGGCGTGGAACTGATCGAAGCTTCGACCATGGACGAACTGGGCAGCGCCATAGGAAAAGGAGAAATCTCCGTGATCGGGGTAACCGATCTGAAGATGTCCGAAAAACTGAAGGAGCTGTGGATCGCTATGTAG